One Alicyclobacillus vulcanalis genomic window carries:
- a CDS encoding 2-oxoglutarate dehydrogenase E1 component: MANEQPEFVQTFWHQFSGPNLAYLLEQYEQYLADPNAVPEDVRRLFAQYGDPAQAVSASPIETQAVFAPQVSALSPRALETAAKAHQLAQAIRAYGHLAADTDPLFAPEGSPELEASTYGLVEADLASLPASVVGGPVAQTAPSALAAIEALRKAYCGDLGYEFSHLSSREERAWFEDQIENRRFHQPLSLDEAKALYELLARAQLFERFMHKRFVGQKRFSVEGVDALVPMVDALAKMAVDTGFEHVFIGMAHRGRLNVLAHVLKKPYERIFSEFHAGNGMASDEELAEYMLGWGGDVKYHMGWTRTLETEGGRKARYVLSNNPSHLEVVDPVVEGMTRAAQDDRTRPGQPIQDIHKAFPILVHGDAAFTGEGVVTETLNFSKIPGYYTGGTVHIIANNHLGFTADPEQGRSTRYASDIAKGYDLPVVHVSADNPEACLRAVRLAFMYREAFQKDIVIDLIGYRRWGHNESDDPAMTQPVMYAKIASHPTVMEIYAKDLVARGAFTAADLQKIDQAIDEELLQAYKKYPEIHTPAVVTDFSAPTEDAEPVALEELKEINRALLETPPDFTVYPKLKRILERRRDALDGGDIDWAHAEALAFGTILRSGTPIRLSGQDSERGTFGQRHLVLHDANTNARYAPLQHLPGAKASFVVYNSPLSETGVIGFEYGYSVEAKDALVLWEAQYGDFANVGQPMFDNFIAAARSKWGETSGLVLLLPHGFEGQAHEHSSGRVERFLQLAARNNIVVANVTTSAQYFHLLRRQAARLHNPRPLVIMTPKSLLRNPLAASKPEDFTNGRFQPVLHFAKTGESASSVVRLILSSGKVGVDLAAEMAKRGEEACAHVAAARIEELYPFPGDLVKGVIASYPNLREVVWLQEEPENQGPWNFMRPRLQELLPGSVKLRYIGRPEQAFVAEGSPDVHNRVQADILAQALANDIH, from the coding sequence ATGGCGAACGAACAACCTGAATTCGTGCAGACGTTCTGGCACCAATTCTCAGGGCCAAACTTGGCCTACCTGCTCGAGCAGTATGAGCAGTACCTCGCGGATCCCAATGCCGTGCCGGAGGACGTGCGCCGCTTATTTGCGCAGTACGGCGATCCGGCACAGGCGGTGTCTGCTTCACCCATAGAGACACAGGCGGTGTTCGCACCTCAGGTCTCCGCGCTATCGCCGCGCGCGTTGGAGACAGCAGCCAAAGCCCACCAGCTGGCCCAGGCGATTCGCGCCTATGGCCATCTCGCAGCGGATACGGACCCGCTCTTTGCTCCCGAAGGTTCTCCAGAACTCGAGGCCTCGACCTATGGGCTCGTGGAGGCCGACCTCGCCTCGCTGCCCGCTTCGGTCGTCGGCGGACCGGTTGCGCAGACTGCCCCGAGCGCCCTCGCCGCCATTGAAGCGCTCCGCAAGGCGTACTGCGGCGATCTCGGCTACGAATTTTCCCACCTGTCGAGCCGCGAAGAGCGCGCTTGGTTTGAGGACCAGATCGAAAATCGAAGGTTCCATCAGCCGCTCTCGCTGGACGAAGCGAAGGCGCTTTACGAGCTTCTGGCTCGCGCCCAGCTGTTTGAACGGTTCATGCACAAGCGGTTTGTCGGCCAAAAGCGGTTCTCCGTCGAGGGCGTCGATGCGCTTGTCCCCATGGTGGATGCGCTTGCCAAGATGGCTGTGGACACGGGATTCGAGCACGTGTTCATCGGCATGGCGCACCGCGGCCGCCTGAATGTCCTCGCCCACGTGCTCAAGAAGCCGTACGAGCGCATCTTCTCCGAGTTCCACGCGGGCAACGGCATGGCCTCAGACGAGGAACTCGCCGAGTACATGCTCGGTTGGGGCGGCGACGTGAAGTATCACATGGGCTGGACGCGCACCCTGGAAACCGAAGGCGGCCGCAAGGCTCGCTACGTCCTGTCCAACAACCCCAGCCACCTCGAAGTGGTGGATCCGGTCGTGGAGGGCATGACGCGGGCCGCTCAGGATGACCGCACGCGGCCGGGGCAGCCCATTCAGGACATTCACAAGGCGTTCCCCATTTTGGTCCACGGCGACGCCGCGTTCACCGGCGAGGGCGTGGTGACCGAGACGCTCAATTTCTCGAAGATCCCCGGTTACTACACGGGCGGCACGGTCCACATCATCGCCAACAACCACCTCGGCTTCACGGCCGACCCAGAACAAGGGCGCTCGACGCGGTACGCGAGCGATATCGCCAAGGGGTATGACCTCCCCGTCGTGCACGTGTCCGCCGACAATCCCGAGGCCTGCCTGCGCGCCGTTCGCCTCGCCTTCATGTACCGCGAGGCGTTCCAAAAGGACATCGTCATTGATCTCATCGGGTATCGCCGCTGGGGCCACAACGAGTCGGACGATCCGGCCATGACGCAGCCCGTGATGTACGCGAAGATCGCGAGCCATCCCACCGTCATGGAGATCTACGCGAAGGATCTCGTCGCGCGGGGCGCATTCACGGCGGCCGACCTTCAGAAGATCGACCAGGCCATCGACGAGGAACTGCTGCAGGCGTACAAGAAATACCCAGAAATTCACACTCCGGCGGTCGTCACGGATTTCTCGGCGCCGACGGAAGACGCCGAGCCTGTCGCCCTGGAGGAGCTGAAGGAGATCAATCGGGCGCTCCTCGAGACCCCGCCCGATTTCACCGTGTATCCGAAGCTGAAGCGCATTCTCGAGCGGCGCCGCGACGCGCTCGACGGCGGGGACATCGATTGGGCGCATGCGGAGGCGCTGGCGTTTGGCACCATTTTGCGATCCGGCACGCCCATTCGCCTCTCTGGCCAGGATTCGGAGCGCGGCACGTTCGGACAGCGTCACCTCGTGTTGCACGACGCCAACACCAACGCCCGCTACGCGCCGCTTCAGCATCTGCCGGGCGCCAAAGCGAGCTTTGTCGTGTACAACAGCCCGCTCTCCGAGACCGGCGTGATCGGGTTCGAATACGGCTACTCCGTCGAGGCGAAAGACGCGCTCGTCCTGTGGGAGGCCCAGTACGGCGACTTTGCGAACGTCGGTCAGCCCATGTTCGACAACTTCATCGCGGCGGCTCGGTCGAAGTGGGGCGAGACGTCCGGCCTGGTCCTGCTTTTGCCGCACGGATTCGAGGGCCAGGCGCACGAGCATTCAAGCGGTCGCGTCGAGCGGTTCCTGCAGCTCGCCGCGCGAAACAACATCGTGGTGGCGAACGTCACGACCTCGGCGCAGTACTTCCACTTGCTGCGCCGGCAGGCGGCGCGCCTCCACAATCCGCGCCCGCTCGTCATCATGACGCCGAAGAGCCTGCTGAGAAACCCGCTCGCCGCCTCGAAGCCAGAAGACTTCACGAACGGGCGGTTCCAGCCGGTTCTCCACTTTGCCAAGACCGGCGAGAGCGCATCCTCCGTCGTCCGCCTGATTCTCTCGAGCGGAAAGGTCGGGGTGGATCTCGCCGCCGAGATGGCGAAGCGGGGCGAGGAGGCGTGTGCGCACGTCGCCGCCGCGCGGATTGAAGAGCTGTATCCGTTCCCGGGCGATCTCGTCAAAGGCGTGATCGCGTCGTATCCGAACCTGCGCGAAGTCGTCTGGCTGCAGGAAGAGCCGGAGAATCAGGGGCCGTGGAACTTCATGCGGCCGAGGTTGCAGGAACTTCTTCCGGGCTCGGTGAAACTGCGTTATATCGGCCGACCGGAGCAGGCCTTTGTGGCGGAAGGTTCGCCGGACGTGCACAATCGCGTGCAGGCTGACATTTTGGCACAGGCGTTGGCAAACGATATCCACTAA